The sequence tatttttcacataaaattcGATctattgcaaaaaaataaatatctgattatctcaacttaaaaagaacacaaagcaATTTTTTAATCggcttattttattattgtttagctcattagaaggtggttgttattaaattcggacagtTACTTAGTCGACATTTtcgtgatatccagtcattttttattaagtgactgtttccataataaataatgatggaatttgtaaagacatgatcataaggAACATAAaaacgttattttttttttacttttaataaaaatatatgcaagatatatcccatggacttcaaaagtccctcaattatatattgacccaactaTTGTCATAAAAGATATGATACCAGATGATGCATGAGGTTAAACCTGCTGCTTTGATTGTAcgcttttcttattttgtgtgaATGATGGGAAAATCTTTTGACCAAGTTCGGAATGATTGAGCAACACTTCTGCTGTTGATTGACTTTTTCATGCTGATGATGGGAACTCTGAGCATGTTGTAAATCTTCTGTGTCTACCTTGCTTGAAGTATGTGCATTTGAGGACTTTCTAATTTCTACATCTCGGTTGTTTACTTATTTGAATATTATTTGTCATGGGGCTAGATAAAGAGATTCATGAGGATGCTTACTGATAACTCTCAACCTTGAATATACTCAGTCATAATGTGCTGGTGTCATTCTTTGGAAACTTCAAGACTGTGTTGTGTAGGTTTTGTGGTTGAAGGTACTGAACTGCTTGCAGTCTCAACCACAGTGGAAAGTGCCAGCGTGTGTATAACAGTTAATGGCCTCTTTGTGGTTTCCCTCTGTAGATTTAATCTGCAAATACATGCACGCAGGTGACTGAATCGACACtcactttgtctctttcttAAAAATCTACTTAAGGCTGATCATTCTCTGATAGAGGTCATGATGTTCAGTTGTAGTCAGACCACACTGTAGTGTCTCTTCCTGGTAAACAAGTGCTGTGTATCTCTGTTGCTGTACTACTGCAGGGCACTCACTCGCACTTGAAGAATGTCTGGGCTGTCGTCGGTGTCCTTACAGGCTCTTCCTTCATCAAATAACAatcatattgttttttttttttttttttttttttttagaccaaaAGCAAGCAAGTGAGTAAGAAAGAATTAATTAATACTGGAGAGACTGTACAATTTGATAGAATATACAATCTTTATTACAAAATCACTTTTATTGACAGTGATGGTAACGTCTTCTCTCCACAAACCTCACAAATGCCCACAAGCAGATTAATATGATGAAGCACAATCTCCACTCTGAGTTGctattgtcattgttttgtgagTCTGTCTTGTGGCAGCATACACCACGTTTgactccatctctctctcagGCCTTCGACTATCTTTCATTTTGGGATGGAAACTCAGTGGTGCATAGTTCAGCGTATCGGGGTCAGAGTTCTGTAAGGGAAAATATTTACGATcacaaatattgcacattacttGGCAATTTGATTAAATCAGATCATGAATGTGAATCTAGGGTTTGAATGTTGATTACCTCATTGTGTTGTGGATTCGGTTCCTCATGTTGTGTTAAATGGCAGAAACTGTCTGTCAGTAAATCCTTACCAACCTTTACATGtgaattttgaataaaaacattaaaatacctGCATGCAATTTCCTGATTGTGGCAACCAGACCAATGATGACCATCACAAGGACAATAGTTACACCGCCCAGGATCACACTTGTCAGATTTGTTAATTCGTCAGACTATTctacaagaaagaaaataaattatgcTTTTTATGTTGACTTTTGTGACTTATAagttgaaagtgatacagaTTTCGATAAAgattaaaagacacaaagcacTTGACAGCAATTTTACCTTGAACTTTCAAATATGTTGGACTGACCAGTGCTGAGAAACCTTCTTTACAACATCCACAGAAGTACAACCCAGAGTCAGATACATCCACACTTTTGATGTTCAGGAAGAGGTTTGTGATGTTGGATGTCATTATAAAGTTCCTGTTTTGAAATCCATCACAGAGCAAAGCTTTGTCTGAGCTGGTTATATATGAGATACAGCTGACGCTGGCTCCACTGGTCAGTCTGTACCAGAATATGTTAGAGGGAGAGCTGCTAAAGTTGTTGCACATCAATGTGACTTCTTCACCAGGCTGAACCTCCACAGTGAGAATCTCAGAAAGTGAGACAGAGATCCaacatgaaagaaacaatggATTCTTGAACTTCTAATTCAAATAGCAGTTatagtgatttaaaaaatagtatCTGTACTTACTGAAGGTGCAGAGTAAAGCTGCTATAAAGGTAAAGTTCTCCATCGTGTGTACAATACGACTCCACCACTTCAATGCTTGTAGTTGAACTGTGCTTCAGTAGGAGTGAAGAGGTGGGCTGGACTTATATGTATGTGACTGCTCAGACTGACATTGTCAGTGCTCTGAGAAAAATGAGTACAATTAATTTCTAAAATGAACACAGTTGTGTTATTATCTTGCTTGGTATCACTTGAGGTAATGTTAAAGTAAAAGTTAAGACGACTCCCAAGTTGTCTCACAGTGATGCTAATGTTAATGATAAATATGATGAAACCTGATGCAGTAGCTTAGAAAAGTGCACATTATTTTCTTGAATATAATGTGCAGACCACACAGGTTGACTAAATGATTATATTAGTAAGATCAGTGTAAATCTTACCAGGCCAATAATAACTACTGAGTTGTTTGCCAGGCTTAGTAGGTTCATGGCATTTTACAGTGGAAACAGATTGTACCTTCATCTACTGTGGTTTTTGTGTGTTCAGCCAGATCTTAAAGTAGCAGCCTTTGGCAGAGTGAAGGCTTTCATATAAGGCTGAGAAAGTGTGACCTTGCTGCAGACTACAGACGTGTTTTCCATCGGGAGTTGTGCAAGAATTCAGTCTAAATATGACCAGTAATGAGGAACCATAAGCAAGATGTTTCCTGATTTTGATGTATTCAACACATGTATGAACAGTTCTTCTAAAACAGGTCACAAAATCAATCACCACTGTCACTGATTGTACTGATGAAGGAGAGCAGTTTATTAGAAGCGATCTctataaatgcttttttaaatgtacttcCCTAATTAGCTAATCATGTGGGAGCAGTGTTATATATAACGTCTTGCAGATAGAGGTCAGGAGCTTCACTGATGTCAGAACACTACATGAGTTTTGGCCTGATGTTGACCACATCTTCCCAACCATTTTCTCATCCAGACTCGGTTATTTAGCCTTctgcttctgtgtttttctcactGCAATGAATTATTAGCATTACAGAAAGTTGCTGCACCACACTCGCCATTTTGTGTGCATCTGTTTCCTCATGCATTTCGTGATGTGCCATTATTTTCAAATCTTGTAGTGCGTGCATGCTGGaggttagagaaaaaaaaatatgtgaaaaatttCTACTTATGTGTGTGATGCTTgttgatttcaaaatgtgtttaaacacTGGACACTCCCAGAGGTCCTGTGATGTTTTGGCAACATGAGAGGAATCTTTAGAATCTtaagcaggtggttttaatgttgtggctgatcagtgtgtaAATGCAATTACTAGTCTTTTTCAAGTTAATTCTGTATTtaattcagacatgaagcacaTTGACATAATTAAAATATCCAATTACAAAGCATCAAGCTAACAGGCCTCATGATTTCCACCTCAGCTGTCCTCAGACCACACTGTGTTGTCTCTTCCTGTCTAACCAGTGATGTGTTCTCTCTCCTCCACTTGCTGCTCACTCTGACTCTCACTATCAAAGAGTCTGGACATACACAGATGTTCTTATTCTTcaacacaaatcacatttttcagacAGTGAAGGACGTTTACTgcaaaatggcatttttctgaCAGTTGTAATGGTAACAACCCCAACCACAAGACTCAGACAAGCAGCAGACTGAGGAGGCATCAGTTTCACTCTGAGCTGCAGTTGCGTTTATCTGGTGGCAGCATACACAACATTTGACTCcatctctcttcttcctcctcttttagCAAATGTCACTGTTGCATAGTTCAAGTCATCAGAGCCCAGATTCTgtaaattatattattaaataaaagaatatatttATAGTAAGTCATCAGATGTCGTTAGACAGATAAACATATCTAAAAAAGTACAGTTAGACATGATGCTaatcatgtttttgtaatgaagtATTGAAGCTGTATTTACCTGGCTTGGTTGATCATCTTTGTCTTCATCAGCTTTGTGAAAGAGATTATAAATCTGGTCAGATCATTGACAATAACTGAAGCTCTTTTGGTAAAACTTTCTAATTAGGTGCCCTTTTAAAGaatctgtgtgttttaattaaTGTTCAAAGATCAGCTTTCCAGTACCCATGTCTGCCTGGTAGTTTCTCAGTCGGGGTGTAATGGTCTGCTAAACCAAGTATTAACTTTGGCTTTgaggtcacattttggacatttatcttcaaaaaaagaaaacatcccaAGTGTCTTATTAGCGCTGGTTCTCTCTACAAACTCTCCACTGAGACGAGTAGTCCCCCCTCATTAAGCTTTCCATTTTAATAAAGGACTgatattttatttgaataaaggGTCATAGGTCAGTAAGTTATCTGTAGTTATAAATGGCATCAGCAACTGGGTTTTTGGCTTATTTCTGGATCATTGGTTACTTTATAGATACAGTTAAGCGAGTAAAGGGTGCTTTGTTAGAAAGTGCTACCATATTTAATAATATACTAAAATATGAGAGATATAGCAGATTTTCAAAAGTACCTTTCTGAAGTTTCCTGATTTTTACCACCAGACCGATGACGACCATCACAAGGAAAACAGTCAGAGCAGCCAGAATCACACCCATcaggtttgtgttttcatcaggCTTTTCTGCAAAGGAAATTAGAAATTGGAGTAAATGTTATGTGGTGGCTTGTGATCTCACTGAATGAAATAGAGCATTGAATTAAATTTTACTTTGAGACGTGCAGTCAGTGTCGTCAAATTCAGTATCGCctgaaaaggagaaaagaaaattgtgcagctgtcaaaaatattctgaaaatatttttctattgtgAGACAAAATCACCAAAGAAATGACCCCAAAGAAGAACGTAATTTACAGCAAGTCTTACATTGAAGATTAAAGATTTAGGCGTATTATTCAATTGgacatgaatttttaaaatccacaaaaatacAGTCCAGAATCAGATAAtccattgttttctttgtgaagAAGACAGTAGCAGTTTTGGAGCTCATTTCAAATTATTCACTTTGAAATCCGTCGCACAATAAAGTAGATATGAAACACTTGACACCATCTTACCTTGAACATTTAAATATTGTGGACTATACAGTACTGAGGGATCATCTTTGCAGCATCCACAGAAGTACAGCCCAGAGTCGGATATGTCCACACTCTTGATCGTCAGGAagagttttgtgatttttgatgTCATATGAAATTTGTCTTTGTGAAATCCTTCACAGAGCAAAACTTCGGCTTTAGAGCTTCTCATAGATGAGATACAACTGACACAGGCTCCACTGATCAACCTGTACCAGGATATGCCAGAGACAGAGGTGCTAAAGTTGTTGCATGTCAGTGTGACTTCTTCACCAGGCAGAACCTTCACAGTGAGATACTCAGAAACTGAGACAGAGATCCAACCTGAAGGAAACAATGGACTCATGAATTTTTAGTTCAAACactaattaatttttttaaataaatggaaggaaggaaatcCAGCTGTTGTAGTGAGAAAAAAACTTCTGTCTGTACTTACTGACGGTGCAGAGTAAAGCTGCTATAAAGGTGAATTTCCTCATTCCGTGTATAATACGACTCCACCACTTCAGTGTTTGTAGCTGAACTGTGCTTCAGTAGGAGTGATCTCAGCATTAAGAGAGGGGTTGGACTTTTATGTATGCGG comes from Amphiprion ocellaris isolate individual 3 ecotype Okinawa chromosome 23, ASM2253959v1, whole genome shotgun sequence and encodes:
- the LOC111562543 gene encoding uncharacterized protein LOC111562543 encodes the protein MNLLSLANNSVVIIGLKFKNPLFLSCWISVSLSEILTVEVQPGEEVTLMCNNFSSSPSNIFWYRLTSGASVSCISYITSSDKALLCDGFQNRNFIMTSNITNLFLNIKSVDVSDSGLYFCGCCKEGFSALVSPTYLKVQGKIAVKCFVSFNLYRNLYHFQLISHKSQHKKHNLFSFFVILGGVTIVLVMVIIGLVATIRKLHAGILMFLFKIHM